The Bubalus bubalis isolate 160015118507 breed Murrah chromosome 18, NDDB_SH_1, whole genome shotgun sequence genome contains a region encoding:
- the LOC102415619 gene encoding tubulin alpha-1A chain codes for MRESISIHVGQAGVQIGNACWELYCLEHGIQPDGQMPSDKTIGGGDDSFNTFFSETGAGKHVPRAVFVDLEPTVIDEIRTGTYRQLFHPEQLITGKEDAANNYARGHYTIGKETIDLILDRIRKLADQCTGLQGFLVFHSFGRGTGSGFTSLLMERLSVDYDKKSKLEFSIYPAPQVSTAVVEPYNSILTTHTTLEHSDCAFMVDNEAIYDICRRNLDIERPTYTNLNRLIGQIVSSITASLKFDGALNVDLTEFQTNLVPYPRIHFPLATYAPVISAEKAYHEQLSVAEITNACFEPANQMVKCDPRHGKYMACCLLYCGDVVPKDVSAAIATIKTKRTIQFVDWCPTGFKVGINYQPPTVVPGGDLAKVQRAVCMLSNTTAIAEAWARLDHKFDLMYAKRAFVHWYVGEGMEEGEFSEAREDMAALEKDYEEVGVDSVEGEGEKEGEEY; via the coding sequence ATGCGTGAGAGCATCTCCATCCACGTTGGCCAGGCTGGTGTCCAGATCGGCAATGCCTGCTGGGAGCTCTACTGCCTGGAACACGGCATTCAGCCCGATGGCCAGATGCCAAGTGACAAGACTATTGGGGGAGGAGATGACTCCTTCAACACCTTCTTCAGTGAGACAGGGGCTGGCAAGCATGTGCCCAGGGCAGTGTTTGTAGACCTGGAACCCACAGTCATTGATGAGATTCGCACTGGCACCTACCGCCAGCTCTTCCACCCTGAACAGCTCATCACAGGCAAAGAAGATGCCGCCAATAACTATGCCCGAGGTCACTACACCATTGGCAAGGAGACCATTGACCTCATCTTGGACCGAATTCGGAAACTGGCTGACCAGTGCACAGGTCTTCAGGGCTTCTTGGTTTTCCACAGCTTTGGTAGGGGAACTGGTTCTGGGTTCACCTCCCTGCTGATGGAACGTCTCTCAGTCGATTATGACAAGAAGTCCAAGCTGGAGTTCTCCATTTACCCAGCCCCCCAGGTTTCCACAGCTGTCGTTGAGCCCTACAACTCCATCCTCACCACTCACACCACCCTGGAGCACTCTGATTGTGCCTTCATGGTAGACAATGAGGCCATCTATGACATCTGTCGTAGAAACCTCGACATTGAGCGCCCGACATATACTAACCTGAATAGGTTGATAGGTCAAATTGTGTCCTCCATCACTGCTTCCCTGAAGTTTGATGGCGCCCTGAATGTGGATCTGACAGAGTTCCAGACCAACCTGGTACCCTATCCCCGCATCCACTTCCCTCTGGCCACATACGCCCCTGTCATCTCTGCTGAGAAAGCCTACCATGAACAGCTTTCTGTAGCAGAGATCACCAATGCTTGCTTTGAGCCAGCCAACCAGATGGTGAAATGTGACCCTCGCCATGGTAAATACATGGCCTGCTGCCTGTTGTACTGTGGTGACGTGGTTCCCAAAGATGTCAGTGCTGCCATTGCCACCATCAAGACCAAGCGTACCATCCAGTTTGTAGACTGGTGCCCCACTGGCTTCAAGGTTGGCATTAACTACCAGCCTCCCACTGTGGTACCTGGTGGAGACCTGGCCAAAGTACAGCgagctgtgtgcatgctaagcaaCACCACAGCCATTGCTGAGGCCTGGGCTCGCCTGGACCACAAGTTTGACCTGATGTATGCCAAGCGTGCCTTTGTTCACTGGTACGTGGGTGAGGGCATGGAGGAAGGAGAGTTTTCTGAGGCCCGTGAGGACATGGCTGCCCTTGAGAAGGATTATGAGGAGGTTGGTGTGGATTCtgtggaaggagaaggagagaaagaaggagaggaatACTAA